A single genomic interval of Koleobacter methoxysyntrophicus harbors:
- a CDS encoding lytic transglycosylase domain-containing protein, with protein sequence MIYVFNLRHFKWLIMLLLLILILLLFVLSGRWFIRQIYPLKYSDYIFKYSKENQVDPYLTASIILVESKYYPNAVSKKGARGLMQIMPRTGEWVAQQLDLEGFHPDYLFDPEINIKIGTWYLSYLMKQFNGDLTLVLAAYNGGQGNVRAWLQQRNSNKENDLEDFPFRETRQYVIKINRVYKVYKRLYG encoded by the coding sequence GTGATTTACGTTTTTAATTTAAGGCATTTTAAGTGGTTAATTATGCTGCTTTTACTTATACTAATTTTGCTGCTCTTTGTTTTATCAGGGCGGTGGTTTATACGTCAGATTTATCCCTTGAAATATTCTGATTATATCTTTAAATATTCAAAAGAGAATCAGGTCGATCCTTATCTTACAGCTTCAATCATATTGGTGGAAAGCAAGTATTATCCTAATGCTGTTTCAAAAAAAGGTGCAAGAGGCCTGATGCAGATAATGCCCAGAACCGGAGAGTGGGTTGCACAGCAGTTGGACCTGGAAGGTTTTCATCCCGATTATCTTTTTGACCCCGAGATAAATATAAAGATCGGGACCTGGTATCTTTCTTACCTTATGAAACAGTTCAATGGGGATCTAACACTGGTTTTGGCTGCTTATAACGGAGGGCAGGGTAATGTTAGGGCCTGGTTACAGCAAAGAAATAGTAATAAAGAAAACGACCTGGAGGATTTTCCCTTTAGAGAAACCCGTCAATATGTGATTAAAATTAACAGGGTTTACAAAGTTTATAAGAGATTATACGGTTAG
- a CDS encoding nicotinate phosphoribosyltransferase, with protein sequence MREFKKLEDVKDFKIDKERRFFSAQHEEIACGATTDIYFIKTLEILEHLGLAEKKVTAEVFPRRGGVLAGLDEVLNLLKDKDLEIWGLPEGETFESKETVLRIRGPYKELAVFETPLLGILASSCGWATAARECREAAGDKIFICFGARHVHPAVASVMERAAVIGGASGASCILAAKLLNLNPTGTVPHAAFLIAGDTLTISRAYDEVMPPDSPRIILVDTFKDEVEETLRVADLLKDKLDGIRLDTPSERGGVTPDLVKEVRALLNLKGYGHVKIFVSGGLTPEKIRVLSEAGADAFGVGSYISSASPIDMTMDVKEVDDKPVAKRGRLPGIIENHKLKRFK encoded by the coding sequence ATGAGGGAATTTAAGAAATTGGAGGATGTAAAGGATTTTAAAATAGATAAAGAGAGGAGATTTTTTTCTGCACAGCACGAGGAAATAGCTTGTGGTGCAACAACAGATATCTACTTTATTAAAACTTTAGAAATACTTGAACATTTGGGCCTTGCTGAAAAGAAAGTAACTGCAGAAGTATTTCCGAGGAGGGGCGGGGTTTTGGCAGGTTTGGATGAGGTCCTCAATCTTTTAAAGGATAAGGACCTGGAAATCTGGGGGCTGCCTGAGGGGGAAACCTTTGAGTCAAAGGAAACCGTATTGAGGATAAGGGGGCCGTATAAGGAATTGGCAGTTTTTGAAACCCCCCTGCTAGGTATACTTGCCAGTTCGTGTGGATGGGCGACAGCTGCCAGGGAATGCAGAGAAGCTGCAGGAGATAAAATCTTTATTTGTTTTGGAGCAAGGCACGTGCATCCCGCTGTTGCCTCTGTTATGGAAAGGGCAGCGGTAATAGGCGGTGCCAGCGGTGCCAGCTGTATATTAGCAGCAAAGCTCTTGAACCTGAACCCTACCGGAACGGTACCCCATGCTGCCTTTTTAATTGCCGGAGATACCCTTACAATTTCCAGAGCATATGATGAGGTTATGCCGCCGGATTCTCCCAGGATAATCCTTGTAGATACCTTTAAAGATGAAGTAGAAGAAACACTAAGGGTTGCGGACCTTTTGAAGGATAAGCTGGATGGCATACGGTTAGATACCCCCAGTGAGCGGGGTGGTGTTACGCCCGATCTGGTTAAGGAGGTACGGGCACTGCTGAATTTAAAGGGGTACGGTCATGTAAAAATTTTTGTATCGGGCGGTCTTACACCGGAAAAAATCAGGGTTTTAAGTGAAGCGGGAGCGGATGCCTTTGGGGTAGGAAGCTATATATCGAGTGCTTCTCCCATTGATATGACAATGGACGTAAAGGAAGTGGATGATAAACCGGTAGCCAAGAGGGGCAGATTGCCTGGGATAATTGAAAACCACAAACTAAAAAGGTTTAAATAA
- a CDS encoding ABC transporter substrate-binding protein: MLKYRIITIISILFAALILVISGCSDNNVIEEPEENIEINPVNGGNLVIGIDGNVETLNPILATGEGERQISGFIFRGLVKSGEDLRNIPELAESWEISPDGLEWTFLLKDSARWHDGTPVTSQDVVFTFDRIFDPRLNSPLRENFQNIASYKAVDDKTVIFELFQPDAFFLNDLTVGIIPAHIFKEEDFTVEAYKNLTIGNGPFKIKNWDKTLKTLTLEKNHDYFGKVPYLDEVIFKTFPDSEAQKSAFKAGEIDTVEISIDDWPLYQQMKNVKTYQFPRMYYEFIGLNLKKNHFQDFKIRQALIYAINRGKIVGEVLLNKGRTVNSPIPDHSWAFNSNLERYQYNPQKALNLLKEAGWEISEDRILYKETGTGKREKFEFTLIVNEENKMRYRVAELIKQDLEQIGIHMKILVKPWDEVLKHIRRRDFEAVFAAWELDTVPDMQFAFHSNEISGGYNFVSYINQEFDKIVVELRRTTDTKKRQELLLKSQEIINRDLPYIFLYSKDRLLAVRSKFKGVFPNPNGFYWNIEEWWVPEEFQKKGDK, encoded by the coding sequence ATGTTAAAATACAGGATAATAACCATTATTTCCATTTTATTTGCTGCATTGATTTTAGTCATCTCAGGATGTAGTGATAATAATGTCATTGAAGAACCGGAGGAAAATATAGAAATCAATCCGGTAAATGGCGGTAATCTTGTAATAGGAATCGATGGAAATGTTGAAACCTTAAACCCCATTCTCGCCACCGGAGAAGGAGAAAGACAGATTTCGGGATTTATATTTAGAGGTCTTGTTAAATCGGGCGAGGATTTGCGTAATATACCCGAGCTTGCCGAAAGCTGGGAGATTTCCCCCGATGGTCTTGAATGGACCTTTCTCTTAAAGGACAGTGCAAGATGGCATGATGGTACACCTGTCACATCCCAGGATGTCGTTTTTACCTTTGATAGAATCTTTGACCCCCGATTAAATTCCCCTCTGAGGGAAAATTTTCAGAATATAGCTTCATATAAAGCTGTAGATGACAAAACAGTAATCTTTGAACTTTTTCAACCGGATGCCTTTTTTTTGAATGACTTAACGGTGGGTATAATTCCGGCCCATATATTTAAAGAAGAGGATTTTACTGTTGAAGCATATAAAAACCTGACAATAGGTAATGGGCCTTTCAAGATAAAGAATTGGGATAAAACCTTGAAAACTTTAACCCTTGAGAAAAATCATGACTATTTCGGCAAAGTGCCGTATTTAGATGAAGTGATATTTAAGACCTTTCCTGACTCCGAAGCCCAAAAGTCTGCATTTAAAGCCGGTGAAATCGATACCGTTGAGATTAGTATAGATGATTGGCCTCTCTATCAGCAGATGAAAAATGTTAAAACCTACCAGTTTCCGCGAATGTACTATGAGTTTATTGGATTAAATCTCAAAAAGAACCATTTTCAGGATTTTAAGATAAGACAGGCACTTATATATGCCATTAACCGGGGAAAAATAGTCGGAGAGGTTCTTTTAAATAAGGGTAGAACGGTTAATTCACCTATACCTGACCATTCATGGGCCTTTAACAGCAATTTAGAGAGATATCAGTATAACCCCCAAAAAGCGTTAAATCTATTGAAAGAAGCCGGATGGGAAATATCCGAAGACCGTATCCTTTATAAAGAAACCGGAACGGGTAAAAGGGAAAAATTCGAATTTACTTTAATAGTTAATGAAGAGAATAAGATGAGGTATCGTGTTGCTGAACTAATAAAACAAGATTTGGAACAGATAGGTATTCATATGAAAATCCTGGTTAAACCGTGGGATGAAGTGCTAAAACATATTAGAAGGAGAGATTTTGAGGCAGTGTTTGCGGCATGGGAATTAGATACGGTACCCGATATGCAGTTTGCTTTTCATTCCAACGAGATTTCCGGGGGCTATAATTTCGTTTCTTATATAAATCAGGAGTTCGATAAGATCGTTGTGGAACTCAGAAGAACAACAGATACCAAAAAGAGACAGGAGCTCTTACTTAAATCTCAGGAAATTATAAACAGGGACCTTCCTTATATATTTTTGTATTCTAAAGACAGGCTTTTAGCCGTAAGATCCAAATTTAAGGGGGTTTTTCCAAACCCGAATGGATTTTACTGGAATATAGAAGAATGGTGGGTGCCGGAGGAATTCCAGAAAAAAGGCGATAAATGA